A genomic region of Stenotrophomonas sp. NA06056 contains the following coding sequences:
- a CDS encoding DUF1801 domain-containing protein — protein sequence MATQKTEPADIALPAAALIDARIAELGDWRGEILARVRALIHEALPDVEETWKWRGTPVWEHNGIVCTGETYKQAVKLTFAHGAALPDPKRLFNASLEGGTRRAIDIREGEMPNAAALKVLLRAAAKHNAEKKKR from the coding sequence ATGGCCACGCAGAAGACCGAGCCCGCCGACATCGCACTCCCTGCCGCTGCTCTGATCGACGCCCGCATTGCCGAGCTGGGTGATTGGCGTGGCGAGATCCTCGCCCGCGTGCGCGCGCTGATCCACGAGGCGCTGCCGGACGTGGAGGAAACCTGGAAGTGGCGCGGCACACCGGTGTGGGAACACAACGGCATCGTGTGCACCGGCGAAACCTACAAGCAGGCGGTGAAACTCACCTTCGCCCATGGCGCCGCGTTGCCGGACCCGAAGCGCCTGTTCAATGCCAGCCTGGAAGGCGGCACGCGACGAGCGATCGACATACGCGAAGGTGAAATGCCCAATGCCGCTGCGCTGAAAGTGCTGCTGCGCGCCGCCGCCAAGCACAACGCGGAAAAGAAGAAACGGTAG
- a CDS encoding DUF1801 domain-containing protein, with the protein MPAKRPANSAAPKLLSGGNPQIAKGEGDAPVQAYIAAMPDWKRAVGARLDALIEQAVPGVHKAVKWNSPMYGVAAGEGWFLSFHCFARYIKVAFFRGALLQPVPPEPSKSADTRYLHILEDGALDEARFLDWVRQASELPGERM; encoded by the coding sequence ATGCCCGCCAAGCGACCCGCCAACAGTGCCGCGCCGAAGCTGTTGTCCGGCGGTAATCCGCAGATCGCCAAGGGTGAGGGCGATGCGCCTGTGCAGGCCTATATCGCTGCCATGCCGGACTGGAAGCGGGCTGTCGGTGCGCGTCTGGACGCACTGATCGAACAGGCCGTGCCCGGCGTGCACAAGGCGGTGAAATGGAACTCGCCGATGTACGGCGTCGCCGCGGGTGAAGGCTGGTTTCTCAGCTTTCATTGCTTCGCCCGCTACATCAAGGTCGCATTCTTCCGCGGTGCGCTGTTGCAGCCGGTTCCACCCGAGCCGTCGAAGAGCGCCGACACACGCTACCTGCACATCCTGGAAGACGGAGCGCTGGACGAGGCGCGATTCCTTGACTGGGTGCGGCAGGCCAGCGAGCTGCCCGGCGAACGCATGTAA
- a CDS encoding DUF6404 family protein: MDQTDHRYPADIQVALRFLDGSGVPRREAAPLLHRMLWRLGIALPPPILAGFLTNTLLQGLLFGVFWTVLIWLLLWQGRAPALELLLLAGGAAGAMFGLVMATLMWFLRGARKLPTWQQFRRSL; the protein is encoded by the coding sequence ATGGATCAGACCGACCATCGATACCCGGCGGACATCCAGGTGGCATTGCGCTTCCTGGACGGTTCCGGGGTACCGCGGAGGGAAGCGGCGCCCTTGCTGCACCGCATGCTGTGGCGGCTGGGCATCGCGCTGCCGCCGCCGATACTGGCTGGTTTCCTGACCAATACGCTGCTGCAGGGCCTGCTGTTCGGCGTGTTCTGGACGGTGTTGATATGGCTGCTGCTGTGGCAGGGCAGGGCGCCGGCGCTGGAGTTGCTGCTGCTTGCAGGTGGGGCGGCCGGCGCGATGTTCGGCCTGGTGATGGCCACCCTGATGTGGTTCCTGCGCGGTGCCCGCAAACTACCCACCTGGCAGCAGTTCCGCCGCAGCCTCTGA
- the rplS gene encoding 50S ribosomal protein L19 yields the protein MSKLNKSIVAEFESAQITRELPQFSQGDTVVVNVKVKEGARERVQAYEGVVIATKNGGLNSSFTVRKISHGYGVERVFQTHSAIIDSVEVKRRGKVRAGKLYYLRGLEGKAARIKEDLAAAAAAKAARLATKG from the coding sequence ATGAGCAAGCTGAACAAGTCCATCGTCGCGGAATTCGAATCCGCCCAGATCACCCGTGAACTGCCGCAGTTCAGCCAGGGCGACACCGTTGTCGTCAACGTGAAGGTGAAGGAAGGTGCCCGCGAGCGCGTGCAGGCCTATGAAGGCGTTGTCATCGCGACCAAGAACGGCGGCCTGAACTCCTCGTTCACCGTGCGCAAGATCTCGCACGGCTACGGCGTCGAGCGCGTGTTCCAGACCCACAGCGCCATCATCGACTCGGTCGAAGTGAAGCGTCGTGGTAAGGTCCGCGCCGGCAAGCTGTACTACCTGCGTGGCCTGGAAGGCAAGGCTGCCCGCATCAAGGAAGATCTGGCTGCTGCTGCCGCCGCCAAGGCTGCCCGCCTGGCAACCAAGGGCTGA
- the trmD gene encoding tRNA (guanosine(37)-N1)-methyltransferase TrmD, protein MRFDVITLFPDFLAQSAGLGVVGRAQEKGLFSLHGWNPRDYAEGNYRRVDDRPFGGGPGMVMLIEPLQACLQAIREADPTPARVIYLSPQGAPLTQAKVRELAALPRMVLLCGRYEGIDERFLAANVDEEISLGDYVLSGGELGAAVIIDAVARLQEGALNDAESAAQDSFEGDLGLLDCPHYSQPAQHPLGDVPDVLRSGNHAAIAAWRRQQSLIRTAQRRPDLLDEQALGKADRTLLAQARQVTAKKGRP, encoded by the coding sequence ATGCGTTTCGACGTCATCACTCTGTTCCCCGATTTCCTCGCCCAGTCCGCTGGGCTGGGCGTGGTGGGTCGTGCGCAGGAAAAGGGGTTGTTCAGCCTGCATGGCTGGAATCCCCGTGACTACGCCGAGGGCAACTACCGCCGGGTGGACGACCGTCCGTTCGGCGGTGGCCCGGGCATGGTGATGCTGATCGAACCGCTGCAGGCCTGCCTGCAGGCGATCCGCGAGGCCGATCCGACGCCTGCGCGGGTGATCTATCTCAGCCCGCAGGGCGCGCCGCTGACCCAGGCCAAGGTGCGGGAACTGGCGGCATTGCCGCGCATGGTCCTGCTCTGCGGCCGCTATGAGGGCATCGACGAGCGTTTCCTGGCCGCCAATGTCGATGAGGAGATCTCCCTCGGCGACTATGTGCTGTCCGGCGGCGAGCTGGGGGCTGCGGTCATCATCGACGCGGTGGCCAGGTTGCAGGAGGGCGCCTTGAATGACGCCGAATCGGCCGCTCAGGACAGTTTCGAGGGCGACCTCGGCCTGCTCGACTGCCCACATTACAGCCAGCCGGCCCAGCATCCGCTGGGTGACGTGCCGGACGTGCTGCGCTCTGGCAACCATGCCGCCATCGCCGCCTGGCGCCGGCAGCAGTCGTTGATCCGTACCGCACAGCGGCGCCCGGACCTGCTCGATGAACAGGCGCTGGGCAAGGCCGACCGCACGCTGCTGGCCCAGGCCCGCCAGGTCACGGCAAAAAAGGGCAGGCCCTAG